The nucleotide sequence ACCTTTAACGAGTTGCCAATGCAAGTAAATTATGCATTTTCTGGAAAATCTTCGTTTTACTTCTATGCGATTTTACATCGTAAATTCAAACAGTTTTCAATTGTCGTTCAGACACTATTTAGTGCTACTGAAGAGAGAAATCCATTAAAACAAGGATTGAAACCTATTACCGCGAGAGGCTCGCATAAATGGTTTAACTGAAGAGAGAAATCCATTAAAACAAGGATTGAAACCGCATATATCTTTGCTATTACCCCTGGAGGCTCGCAACTGAAGAGAGAAATCCATTAAAACAAGGATTGAAACTGCCTACTCGCTTGGTATGGGATGATTGGGAGGAAACTGAAGAGAGAAATCCATTAAAACAAGGATTGAAACGATCAGGTGGAGTTATTTCAGGCTGATCAATAGGTACTGAAGAGAGAAATCCATTAAAACAAGGATTGAAACTTGGATTGCATGTGATGAAAGAGCTATTTAGTGCTGACTGAAGAGAGAAATCCATTAAAACAAGGATTGAAACCCTGCTCTACCTCAGTGCAATATGGCTCCGGTGGTACTGAAGAGAGAAATCCATTAAAACAAGGATTGAAACACTTTTAGAGTGTCTTAAATGATCGTATCTGTTTTGCTGAAGAGAGAAATCCATTAAAACAAGGATTGAAACCCGGCGATCCTGCTTTAAACAGCAGCTTTATTACAACTGAAGAGAGAAATCCATTAAAACAAGGATTGAAACTTTCTTTGGTGCCATGTGTTACCTCCTGTGGGTTTATACTGAAGAGAGAAATCCATTAAAACAAGGATTGAAACTTCCCCGTAATGTAGAAGGAAGTGTCTTGTTTCATACTGAAGAGAGAATTCCATCAAAATCGGTAACCCTCAATTTTTCAAGTGCGTTGTCAGATTTAGTCTGAACTGAACTAATTCAGCATAATATGCTTTAAATCGTCCTCCCATTAATTCTGCGTTTCACATTATCTTTCAGTCGTTTTGATTTCAAATTGATAACCGTATAGCCATATTTTAGATTCTTTTCCACAAGATCCGGATAATTTTTAAGACCTGTTCTGATTTTTCGGCCGTTGGATGTCATCTTTCTGAGCATGTTAATCTCTTTTCCGATGACTTTGTTCTTTCTTTTACTTACAGTATCCAGAAAGGCTTTCCTGGTATTTTTGCATTGAGCATAACTGACCACCTTACCTAAACAGACCAGGGTGTGGCCATCACTTCCGCCGGTAATGGCTTTATTCAGATTAAAACCAAGCAAAGCGCATTTTAAGTTCCATTTTTTGAGATTGCCTGAATTGATCACTTCAACCCCGTCAATCACTTTAAACAATCGGTCCAATCGTTCTTCCGGAAAATATGAGTTGTAAATTCCGGTAAAAACAGGGGAATAAGGATGTGGAAAAACCGTAACCGTTTTATATGCCCGGGCGCGTTTAATTATTTCTTCCATTTTCAGAGAAGTTGAGCTCATAATGGTATCACCCAGAAATGGTTTCACGTCGTGTTGATAAAAACGCTTCAGGCTGTTCACATCGTAAAAGTAGACCAGGATATGGGTCCCTTCTTTGGATGTGATTTCAATACCTGGAATGCTTAGAACATCTTTATAAGAATCGATTTCAACCGCCCCTTTGATTTCATTATGGTCGGTGATGGCGACTCCTATGCCCAGTTTTCCGGCCTGTTTAGCGATTTCTTTAATTGAGTTGTTCCCATCTGAATAATGGGTGTGAAAATGAAGGTCAACCACCGTATATTTCTTGGTTAGCTCAGAAAGATTTGGTTTTTTAAACTGAATTCTATTGCTCGTATCCATTGTTAAGTTTCTCGCAAAGGCTAAAGGTTCTCAAATAATAACCGCAACCAGCTGCTTTCTCCAGATTTTATTTTCGCTCTCGATGATGCCTGGTTTAATATCGGTAAAACAACCAAAAAACTTTAATCCTTTAAAGTTATCATTATTTCACGATTCGCAACACGTTTGCTTTTTTTTTCAGCTTTTTCCATAATTCTTTTATAATGATTAAAGCGGCATCCTCTTCCCTGAACCTGCCGGTTTGTGAAAGAAATCTACAGGATTTCAGAAGGTCCTGGTTTTCCTCTCCCAATTTAAATGTATCTTTGATACTTTTGCCAAGGGATAGTCTTAGATCGTTTAACTTTTCTTCCGGCATGTTCACCAATCTTGTTTTTTCCTTAAAGGAAAGCTCGGAAAGAAGTATATTCACTGCCCTGTCTACTGTCCTGGGAAGGTTGGATGTGGATAAGCTGCGACCATCATCGGTAGGAAATGGATCCGCCATGGAAAAGTCGATAATATCAAGATGTAAAACGGTTTCCAGAACTTCTCCAGCAGCCTGATAAATATTTGGATCATTGCTTTCTCTTGGGCCCGCAATATTCAACACCTCAATTTTATGTGTGTCGATCCAGCTTTTGATCTGTTCGGCGGCCTTAAAAGCAATGGTTTTATTCAAGTCTATATGGAGACACGGGCGATCATTTTTTTCAGCAATTTCCCCGGTTAATTTTGATCCCCCGGTAAGTTTTCCGCGTGAAATGATCAACGTGCCGTCCGCATCAATCACATTTTTTTCGGTTCTTTTAGAGTAACTTCTGTCAGGCAACTCCTGCAACAGGTATTTGCCAGGCAAAGGTCCCTTTTCAGTTTTTCGCCCTCTGGGCAACCAGCCTCCATACGGAATGCCCATTTTAATGGCCACATCAATCGCTGCCTGATCAACCCCTGTTTGCCCCCCTGAAATTATCTTTTTAATCATTCACACTCCGTACCAAATTTGACCGCCTATTATAATATTATTATATTCATTAAGCAACACAAAGATTTGTGATAATAAACCAGCAGCCCTCTTTTTAAACCAAAACTTGTTGTGTTTAGCAAAAGGATTATTTATGGTTGATGGCGTCGTAAAAAGTCGAATTTACCACAGAGAACACGGAGCTCACAGAGGTAACCAGTTAATAAAATAAGCTATTCTCTGTGCTCTCTGCGAGCTCTGTGGTGAAAAATGACATTTTACAACCCATTAAACGCTTATTAAAATACTTTTTACTCAAGTTTTGCACCCCTGATTTTTATTGCTGTTAAGACGGTAAGGGGTAAAAATAACATTTTTAAAGCGACATCAATTTCTTATATTTTGGAAATGGCACCCGGCGGGTCATCCAATAGGATCAGGCGCAAACAAGATATAACATATTCGATTGAATAAGGTATCAACCATCAATCTTATATTTATTAATTGGCGCCGTCGTTAAAATCACCGGCAGTATATTTCGCTTTTAAAATTTATTTTTATCCCTTACCGTCAATGGCTTTTAATAAACGAAAAGGTGCCAAACTTGAGTTTTTACTAATTCATCAATGTTAAGGTATGTCTATAATGAATCAAAAACGAAAATCGATCCTGTGTCCCAACTGCGGAAAGTTGATCAGCACGGATGAACTCAGGTGCCCTTATTGTGATATTCGCCGACCCGGTTCATGGCGGGCAAATAATTTTTTAACTAGGGGGCTGTTGAATACAGATCAACTCATCAAAATGGTTATCTATGTCAACGTCGGGATGTATGTCATTTCTCTGTTATTCAATCCGCTGTTAACCGGTTTTTCTCTCAACCCGCTCAGTTTTTTATCACCGGACAATAAAAGCCTTTTTCTTTTAGGCGCAACCGGAGCTTACCCGGTTGACCGGCTTGATCGCTGGTGGACACTCCTTTCGGCGAATTATCTCCACGGCGGAATTCTTCATATTCTTTTCAATATGTTTGCCTTCAAGCAGCTGGCTCCGCTGGTTGCACGGGAATTCGGTATCAGTCGCATGTTTATCATTTATACGGCAAGTGGAGTCATCGGTTACTGGATATCCTGCTTTTTCAATGTGTTATTTACTATCGGCGCTTCTGCATCGATATGCGGTTTGATCGGCGCCATGCTTTTCTACGGCAAAAGCAGGGGCGGGGTATACGGACAGGCCATTTACCGGCAGGTAGCTGGATGGGTAATTGGACTTTTTCTTTTCGGGTTCATTATTCCAGGCATAAACAACTGGGGACATGGCGGTGGAATTCTGGCAGGCATTCTGTTTGGCTTCATTCTGGGTTATCAGGAGAAAAAACCCGAACGCTCCGTTCATAAAACAATGGCAGTGATCTGTATCATCTTAACTATTGCTGTCCTAGTGTGGGCAATTGCTTCGGGTATTTACTACCGGTTTCAGTAAAAACGCTACTCCCAGAATTTATGGAAGTGGTGTACAGGACCATGGCCGTGGCCTATTTTATACTTTGAACCGGCACGAATGGCTTCATTGATATATGCTTTGGCCTTTCTCACAGCTTCTTCAATTCCACACCCTTTTGCCATACAGGAGGCAATGGCCGAAGAGAGTGTGCAGCCGGTTCCATGATTGTTTTTGGTCTTTATACGCTTTCCTTTCAGTACAACAAACCTGTCTTCTTTGGCAAGATACAGAAAATCACTACTGTCGTTGTCTTCAAGATGCCCGCCTTTTATAAGTACACTTCGGCTTCCGTATTCGGACAGATCTTTGGCTCCATTTTTTATATCCTTGAAATCGTGCAATTTACAATCCAGCAAAACCGATGCTTCAGGAAGGTTGGGCGTGACCACACTGGAAAGCGGCATCAGGTGTTTCTTAATCGCTTCAATTGCATTGTCTTTTAGCAGTTTATCACCACTTTGGGCCACCATTACAGGGTCCAAAACAATTTTATCGATCTTATACTGTTTCAATACCCGTGCGACTGTCTCGATCAATTCTGCGGAGTAAAGCATTCCGATCTTCACCGCATCCACACCGATATCAGAAAAAACAGCCTCCATCTGCTTTTCGGCAAAATCGGGCGGAACGGGTTGGATTCCTGTCACCCCTTTGGTATTTTGTGCGGTCAGGGCCGTAATCACAGACATGCCAAAGCAACCCATTGCGGCTATGGTTTTCAAATCCGCCTGTATGCCTGCCCCGCCTCCGCTGTCTGATCCGGCAATGGTGAGCACTTTGCGATATGTGCGACTTGTATTCTGATTATTGGAGTCTTTTTTATTCATTTGGCTATCCTTCCTACTCTTTTGGAGATAATCCCAATTAATTGAGGGGCCGGGAAGTTTTTTATCAAAAACTTTTTTAGTGACCTGTTTGTGTTTTAATGATTGTCAGCGGTTCGTCTGGGGAATAGCCCATTCGCCCGTACAAGACTTAACAATAATATCGAGAAACTGATGTACGGCAGCTATCTCGCTGAGATTAGATCTGAGCTAGCCCCAGTAGATAGATTTCCACGGCGGCGACGATCGTCTCTGCCTGTATGAGCTTCGCAGAGAATAGGGGGCGCGTACAAAGGACTATAATCATTTGTTAAGGTTTGTACGGGCGAATGGGCTATTCCCCAGACGAACGGTGCAGAAATTGAAAAACTCCCCGACCCCTCTTATTTTGATTTAAAATGATCCCACCCTTTTGGTTTAAATTTTTTTGCTCGGCCTGACGAATCGATGATTTCCATTTTCCCCGGGTCTGTGATCTTTCCGATTGAATAAAGGGGGCGGTTAAAGGCTTTTAGATATTTTTGGGCCACTGTATCGGCATGATCCGGAGACACGGTGCATAACAAAATATAATCTTCGCCGCCGGCAAGGGCAAATTCAACGGGATCAAACTCAAATCGGTTACAAAAATATTTCAGATTTGTTGAAACAGGGATTTTTTCAGCGTACAGGCTTACACCGACGTTGCTTTCCGTTGCGATGTGACCGATGTCGGAAGAAAGCCCGTCACTGACGTCTATTGCTGCATGCACACCGGTTTGAGATGCCAGAAAACGGCCCTCGCTTAAAAAAGGCCTTGGGAGAATATGCGAATGAAAAAGTTGTTTGAATTCCTTAGAATCAGCCGTTATATGATTCAGTATCAGATGCAGTCCTGCACGGCTGTCACCCAGAAAGCCGGTAGCGAAAATGATATCTCCGCGCCGTGCTGCATTTCTCAGGAGCAGTTCCTCCTTTGGAACACTCCCTGAAACAGAAATATTTATAATCAAGTCCTTCATGGAAAGAGTGGTATCGCCGCCAAGAATGTTGACATTAAATTTACCGGCCAAGTCTTTTATCCCACGGTAAACCTCTTCAAGAAAGTCGGTGGCGCAATCTTCAGGAATGGCAACACTGACAAACGCCTCTCTTGCGGTTGCCCCCATGGCGGCAATATCGCTCAAATTTACAGCCAGGGATTTATACCCCAGATTAAAACCGGTGGTGGCGTCGCGTATAAAATGGACCCGTTCAACCAGCAAGTCTGTGGTTACCACCGAAACAAGTCCGGTATCTGTAAAAAAGGCGGCCGCATCATCACCGATTGCCCTGATTACACGGTCAGGACGGATTAAACAGCCCTGACTGATCTTTTCGATAAAACCGAACTCTCCGATATCTTTTAACTTCATGGGATACGTGCCTGCTTGATAATATCACTTAATTCCTCAGCGGCTTTGCGAGGATCAGCTGCGGAAACAATGGCTGATACCACGGCAATTCCGCTGGCACCATTGATGATGACTTGGCCTGCGTTTTTTCTGTTAAGGCCACCGATGGCAACCTTGGGGATCTTTACCGCCAGGCTTATTTCCTTTAATCCCTCAAGACCAAGGGGTGGGGCTGTATCGGTTTTTGTCGGGGTTGAAAAAATCGGACTGACACCGATATAATCCGCACTGCCTTTTTCAGCTAAAATTGCATCCTCAACCGATTCGGCGGATATTCCGATAATCATTGAACCTTGCAGAATATCTCTTGCCATGGTCAATGGCATATCTGTCTGGCCAAGATGTACCCCGTCTGCTCCAATGGCCTGTGCCACATCCACCCGGTCATTAATGATCAGCGGTATATTATGTTTTTTTAGATACTGTTTGATGGATAAGGCTTCATGGATATATTCAAGCGTAGAACAGTTTTTTTCCCGCAACTGAACACAGGTGACTCCTCCGGCAACACCGGCTTTGACAATCTCAAGGGTGGATCTTCCCCGGGAAAGACCTCTGTCGGTGACAAGGTATAAAGAATAATCGATTGAGGC is from Thermodesulfobacteriota bacterium and encodes:
- a CDS encoding PHP domain-containing protein, coding for MDTSNRIQFKKPNLSELTKKYTVVDLHFHTHYSDGNNSIKEIAKQAGKLGIGVAITDHNEIKGAVEIDSYKDVLSIPGIEITSKEGTHILVYFYDVNSLKRFYQHDVKPFLGDTIMSSTSLKMEEIIKRARAYKTVTVFPHPYSPVFTGIYNSYFPEERLDRLFKVIDGVEVINSGNLKKWNLKCALLGFNLNKAITGGSDGHTLVCLGKVVSYAQCKNTRKAFLDTVSKRKNKVIGKEINMLRKMTSNGRKIRTGLKNYPDLVEKNLKYGYTVINLKSKRLKDNVKRRINGRTI
- a CDS encoding putative molybdenum carrier protein; the encoded protein is MIKKIISGGQTGVDQAAIDVAIKMGIPYGGWLPRGRKTEKGPLPGKYLLQELPDRSYSKRTEKNVIDADGTLIISRGKLTGGSKLTGEIAEKNDRPCLHIDLNKTIAFKAAEQIKSWIDTHKIEVLNIAGPRESNDPNIYQAAGEVLETVLHLDIIDFSMADPFPTDDGRSLSTSNLPRTVDRAVNILLSELSFKEKTRLVNMPEEKLNDLRLSLGKSIKDTFKLGEENQDLLKSCRFLSQTGRFREEDAALIIIKELWKKLKKKANVLRIVK
- a CDS encoding rhomboid family intramembrane serine protease, translated to MNQKRKSILCPNCGKLISTDELRCPYCDIRRPGSWRANNFLTRGLLNTDQLIKMVIYVNVGMYVISLLFNPLLTGFSLNPLSFLSPDNKSLFLLGATGAYPVDRLDRWWTLLSANYLHGGILHILFNMFAFKQLAPLVAREFGISRMFIIYTASGVIGYWISCFFNVLFTIGASASICGLIGAMLFYGKSRGGVYGQAIYRQVAGWVIGLFLFGFIIPGINNWGHGGGILAGILFGFILGYQEKKPERSVHKTMAVICIILTIAVLVWAIASGIYYRFQ
- the thiD gene encoding bifunctional hydroxymethylpyrimidine kinase/phosphomethylpyrimidine kinase, with protein sequence MNKKDSNNQNTSRTYRKVLTIAGSDSGGGAGIQADLKTIAAMGCFGMSVITALTAQNTKGVTGIQPVPPDFAEKQMEAVFSDIGVDAVKIGMLYSAELIETVARVLKQYKIDKIVLDPVMVAQSGDKLLKDNAIEAIKKHLMPLSSVVTPNLPEASVLLDCKLHDFKDIKNGAKDLSEYGSRSVLIKGGHLEDNDSSDFLYLAKEDRFVVLKGKRIKTKNNHGTGCTLSSAIASCMAKGCGIEEAVRKAKAYINEAIRAGSKYKIGHGHGPVHHFHKFWE
- the thiL gene encoding thiamine-phosphate kinase yields the protein MKLKDIGEFGFIEKISQGCLIRPDRVIRAIGDDAAAFFTDTGLVSVVTTDLLVERVHFIRDATTGFNLGYKSLAVNLSDIAAMGATAREAFVSVAIPEDCATDFLEEVYRGIKDLAGKFNVNILGGDTTLSMKDLIINISVSGSVPKEELLLRNAARRGDIIFATGFLGDSRAGLHLILNHITADSKEFKQLFHSHILPRPFLSEGRFLASQTGVHAAIDVSDGLSSDIGHIATESNVGVSLYAEKIPVSTNLKYFCNRFEFDPVEFALAGGEDYILLCTVSPDHADTVAQKYLKAFNRPLYSIGKITDPGKMEIIDSSGRAKKFKPKGWDHFKSK
- the thiE gene encoding thiamine phosphate synthase, with the protein product MKIASIDYSLYLVTDRGLSRGRSTLEIVKAGVAGGVTCVQLREKNCSTLEYIHEALSIKQYLKKHNIPLIINDRVDVAQAIGADGVHLGQTDMPLTMARDILQGSMIIGISAESVEDAILAEKGSADYIGVSPIFSTPTKTDTAPPLGLEGLKEISLAVKIPKVAIGGLNRKNAGQVIINGASGIAVVSAIVSAADPRKAAEELSDIIKQARIP